A single genomic interval of Hevea brasiliensis isolate MT/VB/25A 57/8 chromosome 4, ASM3005281v1, whole genome shotgun sequence harbors:
- the LOC110633258 gene encoding disease resistance RPP13-like protein 4 encodes MASVDALISPLVDRVLTILTSQAQYVLGFSYQFEAMQAMVRRIRALLGDSDNSNEEIVETTAKFRDLMYEADDILTDCLIREEYHDNNIVFRYKTGRKMNSIYKRMKEMDDILGGHLKEPSGGSSSHGDDTEQFTRTTTKDCHEADIVGLENDVKKIKGWILRTDNKLLKIGIVGMGGLGKTTIAKKIFNDTDVRYHFNQKIWVSVSSSFRVEVILRSILQQSGEESAVVQSEMLHKVVSLLKAKTCLIIFDDIWEKGIDWWKNFFSSDLAGSACSGSCFIITTRNKEVADAIKANETHHPKVLDDKKSWLLFSKHAFPEVKEESLEKFKEVGKKIVSECGGLPLAIKTIGGLLGSKPHSLQEWKKICDNFSVLDITEENSVVMKSLQLSYDALPPHLKQCLLCFSIYPEDFDIQAEKLIHWWIGEGLIHGKDSETTFEMGFKHLSMLVSRCLVEVVDTRGYDGRVYSCKMHDLVRDLTLAMAGKEKVCSFDEEGQKLTSDSRWLGFTSEMDAQSLNKTPKLRALLQTTNNQAQLHSNLGSLCSLRALDLSSNKLDNVALKKLLRWISSLERLAYLNLSGSKGLEEVPDSISKLRNLQILVLSGCRKLSKLSPSITYLKRLIILDLSSCDKLPYLPHGLGSLSQLQQLSGLRLASQSNRKSCQLLELGKLGELRILRMHLSKDSDITSSDVLSKLKKLKVLAIDFDTEKLDGKYMQEMLEQLPPPQGLEELYLRRYHHDTLPKWVIPDSLPHLAYLCIEDGGLFDIRAGEITWNLEGLCLKLLPYLKKDWNILTKEMPLLRYAEVSGCSQIDNFPKADPGIWRA; translated from the coding sequence ATGGCAAGTGTAGATGCTCTTATTTCTCCACTGGTAGATCGAGTGTTGACAATCCTCACCAGCCAAGCTCAATATGTACTTGGTTTTAGTTATCAGTTCGAGGCCATGCAGGCCATGGTTCGACGTATTAGGGCCTTACTTGGAGACAGTGATAACAGCAATGAGGAGATCGTCGAGACAACAGCTAAGTTCAGAGATTTGATGTATGAAGCAGATGATATTTTGACAGATTGCTTAATCAGAGAAGAATATCACGATAATAATATCGTTTTCCGGTATAAAACAGGCAggaaaatgaatagtatttataaaCGGATGAAGGAGATGGATGATATTTTGGGTGGTCATTTGAAAGAACCTAGTGGTGGAAGCAGCAGCCATGGAGATGACACAGAGCAGTTCACAAGAACTACGACAAAGGATTGTCACGAAGCTGATATAGTTGGACTTGAAAATGATGTGAAAAAGATAAAAGGGTGGATTCTTCGGACAGACAACAAGCTTCTAAAGATTGGCATTGTGGGGATGGGGGGGTTGGGAAAAACCACCATCGCcaagaaaatttttaatgatactGATGTACGCTATCATTTTAATCAGAAGATATGGGTGTCAGTTTCTTCGAGTTTTAGAGTGGAGGTGATCTTGAGAAGCATCTTACAGCAATCAGGAGAAGAATCAGCAGTCGTTCAGAGTGAAATGTTACATAAAGTTGTTTCTCTGTTAAAAGCGAAGACTTGTCTCATTATTTTCGATGATATCTGGGAGAAGGGTATTGATTGGTGGAAGAACTTTTTTTCCTCCGATCTAGCAGGGTCAGCTTGTAGCGGAAGTTGCTTTATTATTACCACAAGAAACAAAGAAGTTGCAGATGCTATCAAAGCCAACGAAACTCATCATCCAAAAGTTCTTGATGATAAAAAAAGTTGGTTATTATTCTCTAAGCATGCATTTCCCGAGGTTAAGGAGGAAAGCCTTGAAAAATTTAAAGAAGTAGGCAAGAAAATTGTGTCTGAATGTGGGGGACTTCCACTCGCAATCAAGACAATAGGAGGCTTGCTGGGATCAAAACCTCATTCTCTTCAAGAGTGGAAGAAAATTTGCGACAATTTTTCTGTCCTCGACATCACAGAGGAAAATTCAGTCGTAATGAAATCCCTGCAACTGAGCTACGATGCACTTCCACCTCACCTAAAGCAATGTCTACTTTGTTTTTCCATTTATCCTGAAGACTTCGATATACAAGCTGAAAAGTTAATCCATTGGTGGATTGGAGAGGGTCTCATCCACGGCAAAGACTCAGAAACTACATTCGAAATGGGCTTCAAACACCTATCTATGCTGGTCAGCAGATGCCTGGTTGAAGTTGTGGATACGCGAGGTTATGATGGAAGAGTCTACAGTTGCAAAATGCATGATCTGGTGCGAGATTTGACCCTTGCGATGGCAGGAAAAGAgaaagtttgcagctttgatgaAGAAGGGCAAAAATTGACCTCAGATTCAAGATGGTTGGGTTTCACAAGTGAAATGGATGCACAATCCTTGAACAAAACTCCAAAGCTCAGGGCTTTGCTGCAGACAACTAACAATCAAGCTCAACTCCACAGTAATTTGGGTTCACTCTGCTCACTCAGAGCACTTGACTTGTCTAGTAATAAGCTAGACAACGTTGCTTTAAAGAAGCTCCTGCGTTGGATTAGCTCCCTGGAACGCCTAGCTTATCTAAATCTAAGTGGATCCAAGGGCCTAGAAGAAGTTCCCGATTCGATTAGCAAACTCCGAAACCTCCAGATCTTGGTTTTAAGTGGATGCCGCAAGCTATCCAAGCTAAGCCCTTCAATCACTTATCTGAAGAGGTTGATTATCTTGGACCTAAGCTCTTGTGACAAGCTTCCATACTTGCCTCATGGACTAGGGAGTCTCTCCCAGCTTCAACAATTATCAGGATTAAGACTAGCTAGTCAGAGTAACAGAAAAAGCTGTCAACTTCTTGAACTTGGAAAACTAGGCGAGTTAAGAATCCTGCGAATGCATTTAAGTAAAGATAGTGACATAACAAGTTCGGATGTCCTATCTAAGCTCAAGAAACTCAAGGTTCTAGCCATTGATTTTGACACTGAAAAGTTGGATGGAAAATATATGCAAGAGATGCTAGAACAACTTCCACCTCCACAAGGACTTGAGGAGCTGTATCTTAGGCGTTACCATCATGATACTTTGCCGAAATGGGTTATTCCTGATTCTCTCCCCCATTTGGCATATCTTTGTATTGAGGATGGAGGCTTGTTTGATATCCGCGCAGGTGAAATCACTTGGAATCTTGAGGGTTTGTGTTTGAAGCTGTTGCCATACTTGAAGAAGGACTGGAACATATTGACGAAGGAGATGCCTTTATTACGCTACGCAGAGGTTAGTGGTTGTTCTCAAATAGACAATTTCCCGAAAGCTGATCCGGGGATCTGGAGGGCATAA